A single region of the Helicobacter sp. 11S03491-1 genome encodes:
- a CDS encoding extracellular solute-binding protein, translating to MLRIIWFCFIFGFLSLEGESYISLGEKVKYPHLKYFDYANPHAPKGGSIRNYSLGTFDSLNPFVIKGTPAEGLDLIYDTLLAQSMDEPYAQYALIADDIEVAKDNSYVIFHINKHAKFSDGVSVSPSDVKFSFDILMQKGSPIFKQYYADVQKAEVLDKQRIKFIFKTTKNRELPLILGQLQILPKHYYEKNPFGKNPLLIPIGSGPYKVKSYEVGKKIIYERDKNYWAKDLPSRIGQFNFDTSIYEYYKDDTVALRAFLSGEYDWRIETSAKVWARGYVGKGIDSGEIHKVSIRHYLPSGMQGFFFNTRRDIFKDIRVREALFYAFDFEWSNKNLFFSQYKRTKSYFDNSIFASSGLPKGEELHILERYKKQLEKTAPQIFDSPYMIPGTDGARVLGENRRENLKFSQKLLKQAGWIIKNNQLIYAKTHKPFSFTLLLDNPAFERLALSYAQNLKVLGIEMKIQRVDLSQYINRLRDFDYDMIVAVIGQSLFPGNEQRYFWGSQSALTKGSRNYAGIHDGVVDNLINLLIKSKDRKDQIAITRALDRVLLWGFYVIPHYYLPNFRIAYWDKIAMPRINPKYGFSQYLWWDKSLESNSQKEP from the coding sequence TTGTTAAGAATTATATGGTTTTGTTTTATTTTTGGATTTTTGTCTTTGGAGGGGGAATCTTATATCAGTCTTGGTGAGAAGGTAAAATATCCTCATCTGAAGTATTTTGATTATGCTAATCCTCATGCGCCCAAAGGAGGAAGTATTAGAAATTATTCTTTAGGCACATTTGATAGTCTCAACCCTTTTGTTATCAAAGGAACTCCTGCTGAAGGGCTTGATTTGATTTATGATACACTTTTAGCACAAAGCATGGATGAACCTTATGCGCAATATGCTCTTATTGCTGATGATATTGAGGTTGCTAAAGATAATTCTTATGTAATTTTTCATATCAATAAACATGCTAAATTTAGTGATGGCGTGAGTGTAAGCCCCAGTGATGTCAAGTTTAGCTTTGATATATTGATGCAAAAAGGTTCTCCAATTTTTAAACAATATTATGCTGATGTGCAAAAAGCAGAAGTTTTAGACAAACAACGTATTAAATTTATTTTTAAAACAACCAAAAATCGCGAACTCCCTTTGATACTTGGACAACTTCAAATTCTACCCAAGCATTATTATGAAAAAAATCCTTTTGGCAAAAATCCCTTGCTTATTCCTATAGGAAGTGGTCCTTATAAAGTCAAATCTTATGAAGTAGGAAAGAAAATTATTTATGAGAGGGATAAGAATTATTGGGCAAAAGATCTGCCTTCCAGAATAGGGCAGTTTAATTTTGACACTTCTATTTATGAATATTACAAAGATGATACTGTTGCATTAAGGGCATTTTTAAGTGGAGAGTATGATTGGCGTATTGAAACAAGTGCAAAAGTTTGGGCTAGGGGTTATGTAGGCAAGGGGATTGATTCCGGGGAAATCCACAAAGTTTCTATCAGACATTATTTGCCTAGTGGCATGCAAGGGTTTTTTTTCAATACAAGAAGGGATATTTTTAAGGATATTAGGGTAAGAGAAGCATTATTTTATGCTTTTGATTTTGAATGGAGTAATAAAAATTTGTTTTTTTCTCAATATAAGCGCACAAAGAGTTATTTTGATAATTCTATTTTTGCTTCTTCAGGATTGCCCAAAGGAGAAGAATTGCATATTTTAGAGCGCTATAAAAAGCAGTTAGAAAAAACTGCTCCACAAATTTTTGATTCGCCCTATATGATTCCCGGAACAGATGGAGCAAGAGTTTTAGGTGAGAATAGAAGAGAGAATTTAAAATTTTCTCAGAAACTTCTCAAACAAGCAGGCTGGATCATAAAAAACAACCAATTGATTTATGCTAAAACTCATAAGCCTTTTTCTTTTACGTTGCTTTTAGATAATCCTGCTTTTGAGCGTTTAGCTCTTTCATATGCGCAAAATTTAAAGGTTTTGGGTATAGAGATGAAAATTCAACGTGTGGATTTAAGTCAGTATATCAATCGTTTGCGTGATTTTGATTATGATATGATTGTGGCTGTAATTGGGCAGTCTTTATTTCCCGGGAATGAACAGAGATATTTTTGGGGAAGCCAAAGCGCGCTCACCAAAGGAAGTAGAAATTATGCAGGGATACATGATGGGGTGGTGGATAATTTGATAAATTTACTCATAAAATCAAAAGATAGAAAAGATCAAATTGCTATTACACGCGCACTTGATAGAGTTTTATTGTGGGGATTTTATGTGATCCCTCATTATTACTTGCCTAACTTTCGTATTGCTTATTGGGATAAAATTGCCATGCCGAGGATAAATCCAAAATATGGTTTTTCACAATATTTATGGTGGGATAAAAGTCTTGAATCTAATTCTCAAAAAGAGCCCTAA
- a CDS encoding sodium-dependent transporter has protein sequence MSHFSKFGFILATLGSSIGLGHIWRFPYMVGASGGSAFVALYLFLTLTIGISMLVADMVIGNQGKKDMVSCYEELDPTPKKPWRISGICLIGGPLILSFYAVVLGWVLYYLLVVSFELPGTLQEAQGQFLELSSQSIGWQISGFSICLFLSAYIICFGIKNGIEKLNLVLMPLLFVIFIGLLIYAMSMPSFGRAFNFMFAFEPEKITLKIIVASLGQVFFSLSLGVGTIVTYAAFTRKNENLLKSALWVVIPGILISLVAGLMIFTFMFEYGGQPQEGAGLVFVSLPLVFAKMGLVGNVVSILFLVALIFAGITSTVSLLEPFVFYLIERFNFGRVGATCLVTIAVYMIGLLVIFSLSKNYATILTFWQRNIFDWIDFVTSSIIMPLGGLLSVVFVGWVIGKNRVYQFSKHFLSKKMFGIWFFILRYIAPLVIVIILFSQIINSW, from the coding sequence TTGAGTCATTTTTCAAAATTTGGTTTTATATTAGCAACTTTAGGGAGTTCTATCGGGTTGGGGCATATTTGGAGATTCCCTTACATGGTTGGGGCAAGTGGAGGCAGTGCTTTTGTGGCGCTTTATTTGTTTTTGACATTAACTATTGGGATTTCAATGTTGGTCGCAGATATGGTGATTGGCAATCAAGGCAAAAAAGACATGGTTTCTTGTTATGAAGAACTGGACCCTACGCCAAAGAAACCTTGGAGAATAAGTGGTATTTGCCTGATAGGAGGACCTTTAATTTTATCTTTTTATGCTGTAGTGCTTGGATGGGTATTGTATTATTTGTTAGTGGTGAGCTTTGAATTACCCGGTACACTTCAAGAAGCACAAGGGCAATTTTTAGAACTTTCAAGTCAAAGTATAGGGTGGCAAATTTCCGGATTTAGCATTTGCTTGTTTTTGAGCGCTTATATTATTTGTTTTGGTATTAAAAATGGGATTGAGAAACTTAATTTGGTTTTGATGCCTTTGTTATTTGTGATTTTCATTGGGCTTTTGATTTATGCAATGAGTATGCCTTCTTTTGGTAGGGCGTTTAATTTTATGTTTGCTTTTGAACCTGAAAAAATTACCTTGAAAATTATTGTCGCATCATTAGGACAGGTATTTTTCTCGCTTAGTCTTGGAGTGGGAACAATTGTTACATATGCAGCTTTTACAAGGAAAAATGAAAATCTTTTAAAAAGTGCATTATGGGTGGTTATCCCCGGCATACTTATTTCTTTGGTAGCAGGGTTGATGATATTTACATTTATGTTTGAATATGGAGGACAACCACAAGAAGGCGCAGGGCTTGTATTTGTTTCTTTGCCTCTGGTTTTTGCCAAAATGGGGCTAGTGGGGAATGTAGTTTCTATATTATTTTTGGTAGCCTTAATATTTGCCGGAATTACATCGACGGTTTCCTTGTTAGAACCTTTTGTATTTTATTTGATTGAGCGTTTTAATTTTGGAAGGGTTGGGGCAACTTGTTTGGTAACAATAGCAGTGTATATGATAGGTCTTTTAGTTATTTTTTCTTTGAGTAAAAACTATGCAACAATACTGACTTTTTGGCAGAGAAATATTTTTGATTGGATAGATTTTGTTACTTCATCAATCATAATGCCTTTAGGAGGGTTATTGTCTGTGGTGTTTGTAGGGTGGGTAATTGGCAAGAATCGAGTTTATCAGTTTAGCAAACACTTTCTTTCTAAAAAAATGTTTGGAATATGGTTTTTTATTCTCCGCTACATAGCCCCTTTGGTAATTGTAATAATTTTATTTTCACAAATTATCAATTCATGGTGA
- a CDS encoding S1-like domain-containing RNA-binding protein — protein MEIGKIQILQIKRFTQHGAYLKDTSCDQEVLLPNKFILKDFKVEDSIKVFIYTDSLDRPVATTQTPYGTLEDILFLKILSIQANGCFLDLGIDKDIFMPSKAPYRFHIGQSVGVRITKDKQNRLIAGLGIKEHLIPYPHKTKYIQIEILPFEKTPLGIGCVVNKKYYGLLYQNQIFSPVALGKKTPAYITNIRSDGKLDLSLKPINNTTEDKSRLLELIAKNKILELDFNSSPEIIKQTCQMSKKSFKTLINALLKESKIKILESSKHPGQKSIHLI, from the coding sequence ATGGAAATTGGAAAAATACAAATCCTTCAAATCAAACGTTTTACCCAACACGGAGCTTATTTAAAAGATACCTCCTGTGATCAGGAAGTTTTATTGCCCAATAAGTTTATCTTAAAAGATTTTAAGGTTGAAGATTCCATCAAAGTATTTATCTATACAGATTCCCTGGATAGACCTGTTGCTACAACTCAAACCCCTTATGGGACACTTGAAGACATACTTTTTTTGAAAATTCTCTCTATACAAGCTAATGGTTGCTTTTTAGATTTAGGCATTGATAAAGATATTTTTATGCCCTCAAAAGCTCCTTATAGATTCCACATAGGGCAATCTGTTGGGGTAAGAATAACAAAAGATAAACAAAATAGATTGATTGCCGGGCTTGGGATTAAAGAACATTTAATTCCCTACCCGCACAAAACAAAATATATTCAAATAGAAATTCTTCCTTTTGAAAAAACCCCCTTAGGAATAGGTTGTGTAGTGAATAAAAAATACTATGGACTTCTGTATCAAAATCAAATTTTCTCTCCTGTTGCATTAGGCAAAAAAACACCGGCATATATCACAAATATACGATCTGATGGCAAGCTGGATTTATCTCTCAAACCTATCAATAACACAACTGAAGATAAATCGCGATTGCTGGAGCTTATTGCCAAAAATAAAATTTTAGAATTAGATTTTAATTCTTCTCCTGAAATAATCAAACAAACTTGCCAAATGAGCAAAAAAAGTTTCAAAACCCTTATCAATGCTTTGCTTAAGGAATCAAAAATCAAGATTCTTGAAAGCTCGAAGCACCCCGGTCAAAAATCAATTCATCTTATCTAA
- the argB gene encoding acetylglutamate kinase, with the protein METKIKIADILLDSLPFIRAFRKKVVVIKYGGAAQINPKLKEQFAKDIVMMYMLGIKPIIVHGGGRNISKMLDDLGLESEFVNGHRVSSAESMPIIEMVLCGNINKELSAFLNYHGVKAVGISGKDAGSFEAAQKDGGKLGYTGEITQVDTTLLATLLQNGFVPVIAPIAGSSQAHHLGYNINADSVACEIAKALNAFKVIFLTDTKGVLDKNNQLFSTLNIEKIEKLKKDGVITGGMLPKIDACISCVQNGVQKVHIIDGRVEHSLLLELFTSAGIGTEIVL; encoded by the coding sequence GTGGAAACAAAAATCAAAATTGCGGATATTTTGCTTGATTCATTGCCTTTTATTAGGGCTTTTAGAAAAAAGGTAGTCGTTATTAAATATGGTGGGGCTGCCCAAATAAACCCCAAACTCAAAGAGCAATTTGCTAAAGATATTGTAATGATGTATATGTTAGGTATTAAGCCTATTATCGTGCATGGAGGAGGTAGGAATATTTCTAAAATGCTTGATGATTTGGGTTTGGAGAGTGAATTTGTTAATGGACATCGTGTGAGTTCAGCAGAAAGTATGCCTATTATTGAGATGGTTTTATGTGGGAATATCAATAAAGAATTAAGCGCTTTTTTGAATTATCATGGCGTGAAAGCAGTGGGGATAAGCGGCAAAGATGCCGGGAGTTTTGAAGCGGCACAAAAAGATGGGGGTAAGCTGGGTTACACAGGAGAAATCACCCAAGTAGATACTACCTTATTAGCTACGTTGTTGCAAAATGGTTTTGTCCCTGTGATCGCTCCAATTGCAGGGAGTTCTCAAGCACACCATCTCGGATACAATATTAACGCTGATAGCGTAGCTTGTGAAATTGCCAAAGCTTTGAATGCTTTTAAAGTAATTTTTCTTACCGACACAAAAGGTGTCCTGGATAAAAATAATCAATTATTCTCCACACTCAATATAGAAAAAATTGAAAAACTAAAAAAAGATGGAGTGATTACAGGGGGTATGTTGCCAAAGATCGATGCTTGTATTAGTTGTGTCCAAAATGGTGTCCAAAAAGTTCATATTATTGATGGTAGAGTTGAACATTCCTTGCTTTTGGAGCTTTTTACAAGCGCAGGAATTGGAACAGAGATAGTTCTATGA
- a CDS encoding sodium-dependent transporter, translating to MSHFSKFGFILATLGSSIGLGHIWRFPYMAGVMGGGGFVVLFLFLSLTIGISMLVAEMVIGHTAGKNTTDSFKELDPNPKKRWGYAGITLIGGPFILTFYSIVLGWVLYYLFVVSFGLPQDIGTSEAEFDDLLANSIWWQILGLSVVLGITGWVVSRGIKNGIEKLNLVLMPLLFVIFIGLLIYAMSMPSFGRAFNFMFAFRFEDITTNVLIAALGQMFFSLSLGVGIIITYSASTHKKQNLLKSAFWVVIPGVLISLVAGLMIFTFVFQYEGKVAQGAGLVFVSLPLVFAKMGLVGNVVSILFLVALAFAGITSTISLLEPSVMYIIDRFRLRRSYVTWLLVLGIYMVGLLLILSSNKHYQSDLTFFHKSLFDWVDFSSSAIVMPLGGFLSVIFVGWVIGKNRVYEFSKHFLSREMFEVWFFIIRYIAPLVVIVIWVAKIIESFS from the coding sequence ATGAGTCATTTTTCAAAATTTGGTTTTATATTAGCAACTTTAGGGAGTTCTATCGGATTAGGGCATATTTGGAGATTCCCTTACATGGCTGGAGTTATGGGAGGTGGAGGGTTTGTTGTTTTGTTTTTGTTTCTTTCACTTACTATTGGGATTTCAATGTTGGTTGCAGAGATGGTGATTGGGCATACTGCAGGAAAAAACACAACTGATTCATTCAAAGAGCTTGATCCTAATCCTAAAAAAAGATGGGGTTATGCCGGGATTACACTTATTGGGGGTCCTTTTATTTTGACATTTTATTCAATTGTGCTTGGATGGGTGTTGTATTATTTATTTGTAGTGAGTTTCGGACTCCCTCAAGATATTGGCACTTCAGAGGCAGAATTTGATGATTTATTGGCGAACTCTATTTGGTGGCAAATATTAGGATTAAGCGTTGTGCTTGGGATTACAGGATGGGTAGTTTCCAGAGGTATTAAAAATGGGATTGAGAAACTTAATTTGGTTTTGATGCCTTTGTTATTTGTGATTTTCATTGGGCTTTTGATTTATGCAATGAGTATGCCTTCTTTTGGTAGGGCGTTTAATTTTATGTTTGCTTTTCGATTTGAAGATATTACGACAAATGTTTTAATTGCAGCTTTAGGGCAGATGTTTTTTTCTTTGAGTTTGGGAGTAGGGATTATTATTACTTATTCAGCCTCAACACATAAAAAACAAAATCTTTTAAAAAGTGCATTTTGGGTGGTTATCCCCGGAGTTCTTATTTCTTTGGTAGCAGGGTTGATGATATTTACATTTGTTTTTCAATATGAAGGCAAGGTTGCCCAAGGCGCAGGGCTTGTGTTTGTTTCTTTGCCTCTGGTTTTTGCCAAAATGGGGTTGGTGGGGAATGTAGTTTCTATATTATTTTTGGTAGCATTGGCATTTGCCGGTATTACTTCAACAATTTCGTTGCTAGAGCCTTCAGTAATGTATATCATTGATAGATTTCGCTTGAGAAGATCATATGTAACATGGTTACTTGTTTTGGGAATTTATATGGTTGGGTTACTTTTAATTTTGTCTTCAAATAAGCACTATCAAAGCGATTTAACTTTTTTCCATAAAAGTTTGTTTGATTGGGTAGATTTTTCTTCTTCTGCAATTGTAATGCCTTTGGGCGGATTTTTATCAGTTATTTTTGTAGGGTGGGTAATTGGCAAGAATCGAGTTTATGAGTTTAGCAAACATTTTCTCTCTAGGGAAATGTTTGAGGTATGGTTTTTTATTATTCGTTACATCGCCCCTTTAGTCGTGATTGTCATTTGGGTTGCTAAGATTATAGAATCATTTTCATAA
- the yejB gene encoding microcin C ABC transporter permease YejB: MLHYILKRFLLIIPTLFGIITINFFIIQMAPGGPVEQMMAKMQNINASNESSMGSIGNKAYRGAEGMDKDLLVSLEKLYGFDKPLWERYLLMIKHYLSFDFGESFYRQISVIDLIKEKLPVSISLGVFSTLLIYLISIPLGIFKARHNGSRIDVASSLIIVIGNAVPAFLFAILLIVLLAGGSYWDIFPLRGLVSDNFGMLSFWGKIKDYLWHITLPVICLSIGGFATLTLLVKNSFLDEIHKLYVTTARAKGASEERILYRHIFRNGMLLVISSFPGAFLGMFFSGSLLIEIIFSLDGLGFLGYESIVNRDYPVVFGTLYIFTLLGLIVSLISDITYTLVDPRIDFEKR; encoded by the coding sequence ATGTTACATTATATACTCAAACGTTTTTTATTGATTATCCCTACGCTTTTTGGGATTATTACGATTAATTTTTTTATCATCCAAATGGCTCCTGGGGGACCGGTAGAGCAGATGATGGCAAAGATGCAAAATATTAATGCAAGTAATGAATCCAGTATGGGAAGTATTGGAAACAAAGCATATCGCGGGGCAGAAGGTATGGATAAAGATTTGCTTGTTTCTTTAGAAAAGCTTTATGGTTTTGATAAACCTCTTTGGGAGAGATATCTTTTGATGATAAAACATTATTTGAGTTTTGATTTTGGAGAAAGTTTTTATCGTCAAATTAGCGTCATTGATCTTATTAAAGAAAAACTTCCGGTTTCTATTTCCTTAGGTGTTTTTAGCACGCTTTTAATTTATCTTATTTCCATTCCTCTAGGTATTTTCAAAGCTCGTCACAATGGATCGAGGATTGATGTTGCAAGTAGCCTTATTATTGTGATTGGTAATGCTGTTCCTGCATTTTTATTTGCAATATTGCTTATTGTTTTGTTAGCAGGAGGAAGCTATTGGGATATATTTCCACTTCGAGGATTGGTGAGTGATAATTTTGGCATGCTTAGCTTTTGGGGAAAAATAAAAGATTATTTATGGCATATCACTTTGCCTGTTATATGCTTATCTATAGGAGGGTTTGCAACACTTACACTGCTTGTAAAAAATTCGTTTTTAGATGAAATTCATAAACTTTATGTAACCACTGCAAGGGCAAAAGGCGCTAGCGAAGAAAGAATTTTATATAGACATATTTTTCGTAATGGAATGTTGCTTGTAATCTCAAGTTTTCCCGGAGCATTTTTGGGGATGTTTTTTAGCGGAAGTTTATTGATTGAGATTATATTTAGTTTAGATGGATTAGGGTTTTTGGGATATGAAAGTATTGTCAATCGAGATTACCCTGTTGTTTTTGGTACACTTTATATTTTTACTCTTTTAGGGCTTATTGTAAGTCTTATTAGTGATATTACTTATACTTTGGTTGATCCAAGGATTGATTTTGAAAAACGTTAA
- a CDS encoding FAD-dependent oxidoreductase yields MQKFDIVVIGFGKAGKTLALKSALMGKKVALIERSKKMYGGTCINVGCIPTKSLIFQSHLTCQCGRSTQENYQKSIQKKNELIEFLREKNYENLAQNQNITIFDGQASFLDNQTIEISGKNNIAIKGEKIFINTGSESVIPDIDIDSQRVYTSTTILDMEVLPKELIIIGAGYIGLEFAGMYANFGSKVTILIRENSFMPKEDGDIAKLVQDSFKKMGIEIIFNAQVEAIKDTEEKACIFYKKDNQDFEIFGDSVLIAIGRKPYTRGLNLDKAGVKLNARGEIITDEFLRTHANNIYALGDVKGGKFFTYVSLDDFRIVFDSLYGGEKRSSNNRTVIPEVLFLDTPLSHVGLREKEAQAQGYTIKVGKLLSAAVPRARILENTTGMLKLVVDAKNDLILGATLYCVDSPEVINIFSLALNGQLKYQSLKDMIFTHPSMSEAINDLCASLKEI; encoded by the coding sequence ATGCAAAAATTCGACATTGTTGTTATTGGATTTGGGAAGGCAGGCAAAACATTGGCGCTTAAAAGCGCATTGATGGGTAAAAAAGTGGCTTTGATAGAACGATCCAAAAAAATGTATGGTGGGACTTGTATTAATGTTGGTTGCATCCCAACAAAATCATTGATTTTTCAATCCCATTTAACCTGTCAGTGTGGCAGATCTACTCAAGAAAATTATCAAAAAAGTATTCAGAAAAAAAACGAACTCATTGAATTTTTGAGAGAAAAAAATTATGAAAATTTAGCACAAAATCAAAATATTACTATTTTTGATGGACAAGCTTCTTTCTTGGATAATCAAACGATTGAAATTTCAGGAAAAAATAACATAGCCATTAAGGGAGAAAAAATATTTATCAACACGGGTTCTGAAAGTGTAATTCCTGATATAGATATTGATTCTCAGAGGGTTTATACAAGCACAACAATATTAGATATGGAGGTTTTGCCTAAAGAACTTATAATTATTGGAGCAGGGTATATTGGGCTAGAATTTGCCGGCATGTATGCAAACTTTGGTTCAAAAGTAACTATTTTAATACGTGAGAATTCTTTTATGCCTAAAGAAGATGGGGACATAGCAAAACTTGTGCAAGATTCATTCAAAAAAATGGGTATAGAAATTATTTTTAACGCTCAAGTAGAGGCTATCAAAGATACAGAAGAAAAGGCTTGTATTTTTTATAAAAAGGACAATCAAGATTTTGAAATTTTTGGGGATAGTGTTTTGATAGCTATTGGAAGAAAACCCTATACCAGGGGATTGAATCTTGATAAAGCCGGAGTTAAACTCAATGCTAGAGGAGAAATTATTACAGATGAATTTTTACGCACTCATGCTAATAATATTTATGCCTTAGGAGATGTAAAAGGAGGGAAATTTTTTACTTATGTTTCTTTGGATGATTTTAGAATTGTTTTTGATTCTCTTTATGGAGGAGAAAAAAGAAGCAGCAACAACAGAACCGTTATTCCTGAAGTATTGTTTTTGGATACTCCCCTCTCTCATGTTGGCTTAAGAGAAAAAGAAGCGCAAGCTCAAGGCTATACCATTAAAGTGGGCAAATTACTAAGTGCAGCGGTTCCAAGGGCAAGGATTTTAGAAAATACTACAGGAATGTTGAAGCTTGTTGTAGATGCCAAGAATGATTTGATATTAGGAGCTACGCTATATTGTGTTGATTCTCCGGAGGTCATTAATATTTTTTCACTAGCACTTAATGGGCAGTTAAAATACCAAAGTCTTAAAGATATGATTTTTACTCACCCTTCAATGAGTGAGGCAATCAATGATTTGTGCGCAAGCTTAAAAGAGATTTAG
- a CDS encoding SDR family NAD(P)-dependent oxidoreductase — protein sequence MVVLISGASAGFGKAIAQKFIKEGHQVIALARREHELKELQNKLGEKCQIIVSDVNDTDYIAQAIQNLPKNFQNIDVLVNNAGLALGLEPANKANIKDWEMMIMTNIYALAKLTHLLLPQMVARKKGHIINLGSIAGTYPYPGGNVYGATKAFVKQFSLNLRADLYDKNIRVSNIEPGLCGGSEFSLVRFKGDKTKANEVYKNTQPLLPQDIAQAVWWVVSLPEHVNINRLEIMPTTQAPAALNVAKTKK from the coding sequence ATGGTAGTTTTAATCAGTGGGGCTTCTGCAGGATTTGGAAAGGCCATTGCACAAAAGTTTATCAAAGAAGGTCATCAAGTTATTGCCTTAGCCAGAAGAGAACACGAACTCAAAGAGCTCCAAAACAAATTAGGAGAAAAATGTCAAATTATTGTATCTGACGTCAATGACACAGATTATATTGCACAAGCAATCCAAAATCTTCCTAAAAACTTTCAAAATATTGATGTGCTTGTCAATAATGCCGGATTAGCGCTTGGATTAGAACCTGCTAATAAAGCCAATATTAAAGACTGGGAAATGATGATTATGACTAATATTTATGCCCTTGCAAAACTTACCCATCTATTACTACCCCAAATGGTAGCACGCAAAAAAGGGCACATCATCAATCTGGGCTCTATTGCAGGGACTTATCCTTATCCGGGAGGGAATGTCTATGGAGCCACCAAAGCATTTGTAAAGCAATTTAGCCTCAATCTGCGTGCTGATCTTTATGATAAAAATATTCGTGTTAGCAATATTGAACCCGGACTTTGTGGAGGGAGTGAATTTTCGCTTGTTAGATTCAAAGGAGACAAAACAAAAGCGAATGAAGTCTATAAAAATACCCAACCTCTATTGCCTCAAGATATTGCCCAAGCAGTTTGGTGGGTTGTGAGTCTTCCTGAACATGTCAATATCAATCGTCTGGAAATAATGCCTACCACGCAAGCGCCTGCTGCACTCAATGTGGCGAAGACAAAAAAATAA
- a CDS encoding D-2-hydroxyacid dehydrogenase, whose amino-acid sequence MKIVLLDAKTLGVCDLSPIKKFGEFISYQTTSPQETLQKCQDANIVLTNKVVLDTPILNQLPHLKFIGITATGTNIIDMQRAQELGIVVKNVAGYSTDSVAQHTLTLALNLLSQLNYYDHYCKSAQWCQSDVFMHINGGLNELSGKEWGIIGFGNIGKKVANLASAFGAKVSYTSTSGKNSDNAYPKKSLKNLLQESDIISIHAPLNEHTNNLITQNELSILKQGAILINVGRGGIVNEEDMAKALQTKNIFFATDVLAKEPMSNNHPFLNPKIQDKMILTPHIAWAYGNARKTLLKMVIQNIQDFIDQK is encoded by the coding sequence ATGAAAATAGTATTATTAGATGCCAAAACACTCGGTGTATGCGATTTAAGTCCAATAAAAAAATTTGGTGAATTTATCTCCTATCAAACTACTTCTCCTCAAGAAACGCTTCAAAAATGTCAAGATGCAAATATTGTTTTAACCAATAAGGTTGTTTTAGATACTCCTATACTCAATCAATTACCCCACCTCAAATTCATCGGCATTACTGCCACAGGAACCAATATTATTGATATGCAAAGAGCACAAGAGTTAGGTATTGTAGTCAAAAATGTCGCCGGATATTCCACAGATAGTGTGGCGCAACATACCTTAACCCTAGCTCTTAATCTGCTTTCACAATTAAACTATTATGATCATTATTGCAAAAGCGCTCAATGGTGTCAGAGTGATGTTTTTATGCATATTAATGGTGGGCTAAATGAACTTAGCGGAAAAGAATGGGGAATTATAGGTTTTGGCAATATTGGAAAAAAGGTAGCCAATCTGGCAAGCGCATTTGGCGCTAAAGTCAGCTATACATCTACTAGTGGCAAAAATTCCGATAATGCTTATCCTAAAAAATCTCTTAAAAATTTACTTCAAGAAAGTGATATTATCTCTATCCATGCCCCATTAAATGAACATACAAATAATCTCATTACACAAAATGAACTTTCGATTTTAAAACAAGGGGCTATTCTCATTAACGTAGGGCGTGGAGGTATTGTCAATGAAGAAGATATGGCAAAAGCATTACAGACAAAAAATATTTTCTTTGCCACGGATGTTTTGGCAAAAGAACCCATGTCAAACAATCACCCCTTTCTCAATCCCAAGATTCAAGATAAAATGATTCTAACCCCACATATTGCTTGGGCTTATGGCAATGCCAGAAAAACGCTTCTCAAAATGGTGATTCAAAATATACAAGATTTTATAGATCAAAAATAA